Part of the Acyrthosiphon pisum isolate AL4f unplaced genomic scaffold, pea_aphid_22Mar2018_4r6ur Scaffold_2495;HRSCAF=3020, whole genome shotgun sequence genome, aatatatatataatctagttattaattgttataattttttacatgcattattatttttttttatagctgtaaattgtaatattatgtggaaacaATTATAAGAGATTATTTAATGGTTTTagtgtaaatacaattatttgtgtaGCTTACAAAAGCCATTATGAAGCGCTGAATATCTCTAAAACTGCCACAcataaagaaataaaagatGCGTATTATCGActatcaatgatatatcatccagataaaaataaaggaaGTGAAGAAGCTGCAAAAATTTTCCGTGATATAACTTCAGCATATGAAATCTTGGGAAATGTCCgtcaaagaaaattatatgatagtGGAGCtaacttaaatcaaaattcttctCAATTTACTACTAAACAACAACCTTTTGaaacaatgtatacaaaaaatgatatttataaaaccaatgtcCGTAGCAGAGACTATAATTTTGAACAGTGGTCTAAGGctcattatacaaatgtatttaggCGACACCATGAAACTCGACAAAAACATACAAGAAACAAAATGAACGATGAATATGCAGAACgacaaaattcatataatttattgacaattatggtctttgcaagtatttttattttaatttcaatgtttgaacacgtgaaaaaaatacttattgaacGCAATAGAGTAAAAAGAATTTCtgacaaaaatatacaagatgattaacataaataatttattt contains:
- the LOC100570773 gene encoding dnaJ homolog subfamily C member 30, mitochondrial, whose protein sequence is CGNNYKRLFNGFSVNTIICVAYKSHYEALNISKTATHKEIKDAYYRLSMIYHPDKNKGSEEAAKIFRDITSAYEILGNVRQRKLYDSGANLNQNSSQFTTKQQPFETMYTKNDIYKTNVRSRDYNFEQWSKAHYTNVFRRHHETRQKHTRNKMNDEYAERQNSYNLLTIMVFASIFILISMFEHVKKILIERNRVKRISDKNIQDD